The Halomicronema hongdechloris C2206 genome includes a window with the following:
- a CDS encoding nuclear transport factor 2 family protein, producing the protein MAGDHDSVLQANTAFYRAFEKKDLEAMATIWSQGIGSLCVHPGRTALQGWEAIRQSWQQIFKNTRYLEIDIDVISVEVSGDLAYVVLVEKVLQIGQDRLEAKSMATNIFERMAGRWYLVHHHGSPVVR; encoded by the coding sequence ATGGCTGGCGATCACGACAGTGTCTTGCAGGCAAATACAGCCTTTTATCGGGCCTTCGAAAAGAAGGATCTAGAGGCCATGGCGACCATCTGGTCCCAGGGGATCGGTAGCCTCTGCGTCCATCCGGGGCGGACGGCGTTACAGGGGTGGGAGGCGATTCGCCAATCCTGGCAGCAGATCTTCAAAAACACCCGCTACCTGGAAATCGACATCGACGTGATTTCCGTAGAAGTCTCTGGGGATCTGGCCTATGTGGTGCTGGTAGAAAAGGTGCTCCAGATCGGCCAGGATCGCCTAGAAGCCAAATCCATGGCCACCAATATCTTCGAGCGCATGGCCGGCCGCTGGTATTTAGTACACCACCACGGCAGTCCAGTGGTACGCTAG
- a CDS encoding RNA polymerase sigma-70 factor — protein sequence MDQPDRLDAFRQYRPLLFAIAYRMLSSVADAEDMVQETFIRWQQASDGAIHSAKAYLSSIITRLCIDYLRSARVRREQYVGTWLPEPISTPATTDPAQSAELADTLSTAFLLLLETLSPVERAVFLLREAFDYDYDTIGTIVDKRPENCRQIVRRAKRHLSTQRPRFEPSQQRQEQLVHQFLRACHAGDFHGLMALLSEDITIATDGGGKARAIPRPLQGAAKVARFLLTIRKQKPADTIYQIQGVNGQPGILTYVDRRLFSVATFGFDAEHIRAIFIVNNPDKLACVEESLDGAPRCRRDAISIPGSQDAPEAVKTPGMTH from the coding sequence ATGGATCAACCGGATCGACTGGATGCATTCAGGCAATATCGGCCCTTGCTGTTTGCGATCGCATACCGCATGTTGAGCAGCGTCGCCGATGCCGAAGACATGGTGCAGGAAACCTTTATCCGCTGGCAGCAGGCCTCAGATGGGGCCATCCACTCCGCCAAGGCCTATCTCTCCAGCATCATTACCCGTCTCTGCATCGACTACCTGCGCTCCGCCCGCGTTCGCCGAGAACAGTATGTCGGCACTTGGCTGCCAGAGCCAATTTCCACGCCAGCCACGACCGACCCGGCCCAATCTGCCGAGTTGGCCGACACCCTTTCCACGGCGTTTCTACTCTTGTTAGAAACCCTCTCTCCGGTGGAGCGAGCCGTCTTTTTGCTACGGGAGGCGTTTGACTACGACTATGACACCATCGGCACCATCGTCGACAAACGGCCGGAAAACTGCCGTCAGATCGTCCGCCGCGCCAAGCGACACCTGTCAACTCAGCGGCCCCGGTTTGAGCCCTCGCAGCAACGTCAGGAACAACTCGTCCACCAGTTCCTACGGGCCTGTCATGCCGGTGACTTCCATGGATTGATGGCCTTACTGTCGGAAGATATCACCATCGCCACCGACGGCGGCGGTAAAGCCCGCGCCATTCCTAGACCTCTACAGGGCGCAGCTAAGGTGGCCAGGTTCTTGCTCACCATCCGCAAGCAAAAGCCGGCAGACACGATCTATCAGATTCAGGGGGTGAATGGACAGCCAGGTATTCTCACCTACGTTGATCGTCGTCTGTTTAGCGTGGCCACCTTCGGCTTCGACGCCGAGCACATTCGCGCCATTTTTATCGTCAATAACCCGGACAAATTGGCCTGTGTGGAGGAGTCTCTCGACGGGGCTCCTCGCTGCCGACGGGATGCAATTTCGATTCCTGGGAGCCAAGATGCTCCAGAGGCTGTCAAAACACCTGGGATGACTCACTAG
- a CDS encoding cupin domain-containing protein has protein sequence MNRRELLHASLAGLLTQLLLPAADAAETYRETLIFQQELPAVSLEDWTVRVVALEFPAGGAPTPAHRHPGFVLGYVLDGAVWFQMQDRPKRRLSAGQVFYEPPGEIHVTTYSASDTQPAKAIALVFGAADQALTLPV, from the coding sequence ATGAATCGCCGAGAACTGCTGCACGCCAGTTTGGCTGGACTGCTTACCCAGTTGCTGCTGCCGGCCGCTGATGCCGCTGAGACCTATCGCGAGACCCTCATCTTTCAACAGGAGCTGCCTGCGGTTAGTTTGGAGGATTGGACGGTTCGTGTCGTGGCCCTGGAGTTTCCAGCCGGGGGAGCACCGACGCCGGCCCATCGCCATCCTGGGTTCGTGTTGGGATATGTGTTGGATGGCGCCGTCTGGTTTCAGATGCAAGATCGGCCCAAACGCCGGCTCTCGGCGGGGCAGGTCTTCTACGAGCCGCCGGGTGAGATTCATGTGACCACCTACAGCGCCAGCGACACTCAACCCGCCAAGGCCATTGCCTTGGTCTTTGGCGCCGCCGATCAGGCGCTGACGCTGCCTGTGTAG
- a CDS encoding NAD-dependent epimerase/dehydratase family protein, with translation MRVFVAGATGAIGRPLVAQLMQAGYDVFGMTRSQERAQAVGDQGATPIVLNIFEAEAVDQILKRLRPDVVIEELTSLPQTYTRQAMQAAAATDARTRQQGGRYLQNAAAAAGVRRYIIQSCGFWYAPGDGLASEETPLAFVGPPAIATGTRLYANLEQRVLAADTLEGIALRYGFFYGPGTWYAPDGNMAQQVRQQQFPIVGDGAGVWSWIHVDDAAAATVAAVERGAPGIYTIVDDTPMALRDWLPAYAHWLGAPPPLSVSAEAVQDADTVYYATRLRGAANVKAKQALAWQPRSLAWLTPRSMATTKK, from the coding sequence ATGAGAGTATTTGTGGCTGGGGCCACCGGGGCGATTGGGCGACCGCTGGTGGCGCAACTCATGCAGGCCGGTTACGACGTGTTTGGCATGACGCGCTCCCAGGAGCGAGCCCAGGCAGTCGGCGACCAAGGGGCGACGCCGATCGTGTTGAATATTTTCGAGGCCGAGGCGGTGGACCAGATCCTGAAGCGCCTTCGCCCCGACGTCGTGATTGAGGAACTTACCTCCCTGCCCCAGACCTATACCCGCCAAGCCATGCAAGCTGCTGCAGCAACCGATGCCCGCACTCGTCAACAGGGGGGCAGGTATCTCCAAAACGCAGCGGCAGCCGCCGGGGTGCGTCGCTATATTATTCAGTCCTGCGGCTTTTGGTACGCCCCTGGAGACGGGTTAGCGAGTGAGGAAACTCCCTTGGCGTTTGTGGGGCCCCCTGCGATCGCAACGGGCACTCGCCTGTATGCCAATCTGGAACAGCGAGTGCTTGCGGCTGACACTTTAGAGGGGATTGCCCTGCGCTATGGCTTCTTCTACGGCCCCGGCACCTGGTATGCCCCCGATGGCAACATGGCCCAACAGGTGCGGCAGCAGCAGTTCCCGATCGTCGGCGATGGCGCAGGGGTGTGGTCTTGGATTCACGTGGACGATGCGGCGGCGGCCACGGTTGCCGCCGTGGAGCGGGGTGCTCCTGGCATTTACACCATTGTGGATGACACGCCGATGGCCCTGCGAGACTGGTTGCCTGCCTATGCCCACTGGTTGGGGGCGCCCCCGCCTCTGTCGGTGTCAGCAGAGGCTGTCCAAGATGCGGACACGGTGTACTACGCCACGCGCCTCCGGGGAGCCGCCAATGTGAAGGCCAAGCAGGCACTGGCATGGCAGCCCCGCTCCTTGGCCTGGCTGACTCCCCGATCCATGGCAACGACAAAGAAATAG
- a CDS encoding DMT family transporter produces MHRQPVNVTTAWLQRYQPCLYGSLALLAGTALPIQASMNAYLATTTGSVPLAAGISYAVGTAALLLLLATGLFAPPSWKALTHLPPWNFVGGLVGVSYIMSST; encoded by the coding sequence ATGCACCGTCAACCTGTGAATGTAACCACCGCCTGGCTCCAGCGCTATCAACCCTGCCTCTATGGCTCTCTGGCGCTGTTGGCGGGTACCGCCCTACCGATCCAGGCCAGCATGAACGCCTATTTAGCCACCACCACTGGGTCTGTCCCATTGGCGGCTGGTATCTCCTACGCCGTCGGCACAGCGGCCTTATTGCTATTGCTGGCGACCGGCCTGTTTGCACCCCCCAGCTGGAAAGCCCTGACTCACCTGCCTCCCTGGAATTTCGTCGGTGGTCTTGTCGGGGTGAGCTACATCATGTCTAGTACCTAA
- a CDS encoding NAD-dependent epimerase/dehydratase family protein, translating to MVIRPAIVYGHGGGLIAMLIQAAREADAVPIIGQGETVWPLVHVEDLARLYERAVVEAPAGTVLIGAGEHLSVHAIAAAMALVVGVDDRRQVLTLAEARQTWGALADALALDQRVSSDRAKTLLNWTPSAPSLLAELAHGSYRHAIAA from the coding sequence GTGGTGATTCGCCCGGCCATTGTATACGGCCACGGCGGTGGCCTCATTGCCATGCTGATCCAAGCCGCTCGCGAGGCTGATGCAGTGCCGATCATCGGCCAGGGCGAGACGGTGTGGCCGTTGGTCCATGTTGAGGATCTGGCCCGCTTATATGAGCGAGCTGTCGTAGAGGCCCCTGCTGGCACGGTGCTGATTGGTGCCGGGGAGCATTTATCAGTGCACGCAATTGCCGCGGCGATGGCCTTAGTGGTGGGGGTCGACGATCGCCGCCAGGTCCTGACTTTGGCTGAGGCCCGACAAACTTGGGGAGCCTTGGCTGATGCCTTGGCCCTGGATCAGCGGGTGTCTAGCGATCGGGCGAAAACGCTACTCAACTGGACGCCCTCGGCTCCATCGCTGTTGGCTGAACTGGCCCACGGGTCCTATCGGCATGCGATCGCAGCTTGA
- a CDS encoding NAD-dependent epimerase/dehydratase family protein, whose translation MPQIAGAWRCELPNHAAAIAGITQSDHGPKLFLTSATGYIGSAVATALQARGYQVVGLARSEVSAQKLASRGVEPVRGDLTNPASWQQAVEASEGVIHTAAKQGDMAAVDGSVVEAIVATLAGTQTPFVYTSGIWVMGNTGAHPADEIAPLAPPEIVAWRPAVEERALAAVSRGVVRW comes from the coding sequence ATGCCGCAAATCGCAGGGGCTTGGCGGTGTGAGCTGCCCAATCACGCTGCGGCAATCGCTGGGATCACGCAATCGGATCATGGGCCGAAGCTATTTCTAACCAGTGCCACCGGCTATATTGGCAGCGCTGTGGCGACGGCCTTGCAAGCCCGTGGTTATCAGGTCGTTGGGCTAGCCCGTTCTGAAGTGTCGGCTCAGAAGCTGGCGAGTCGTGGCGTGGAGCCTGTCCGTGGCGATTTGACGAATCCGGCTAGCTGGCAGCAGGCGGTGGAGGCATCCGAGGGTGTGATCCACACGGCTGCCAAGCAGGGGGATATGGCCGCGGTGGATGGCTCGGTAGTGGAAGCGATCGTGGCGACGTTAGCAGGCACTCAGACGCCGTTCGTCTACACTAGCGGGATCTGGGTAATGGGCAATACCGGCGCCCACCCCGCCGATGAGATCGCCCCGTTGGCTCCCCCTGAGATTGTGGCCTGGCGCCCTGCCGTGGAAGAGCGCGCCCTGGCGGCGGTGTCCCGGGGGGTAGTTCGGTGGTGA
- a CDS encoding NAD(P)-dependent alcohol dehydrogenase encodes MKAIAQTEYGSPEVLRLEEVDKPVPQDDQVLIRVRAASVDAGVWHLMRGTPFLIRLIYGGLRRPKQQILGSAIAGDVEAIGKHVTQFQPGDAVFGDLSESGFGGFAEYVCAAESALALKPRNLTVEEAATVPVSGLAALQGLRDVGQLQAGQQVLIVGASGGVGSFAVQIAKAFGAEVTGVCHSSKVDMVRSHGADQVIDYTQTDVAQAGQQYDLILDAAAFRAFADYLPVLKPGGTYVMVGGSTPDFFRAMLLGPVVGKWRDRSVKCLASQPQQADLLTLKDLLDTGKVVPFIDRIYPLSDVPDAIRYLEQRRVRGKVAISIC; translated from the coding sequence ATGAAAGCGATCGCACAGACCGAGTATGGTTCCCCTGAAGTGTTGCGGTTGGAGGAGGTCGATAAACCGGTGCCCCAGGATGATCAGGTGCTGATCCGTGTCCGGGCTGCTTCTGTGGATGCTGGTGTCTGGCATCTGATGCGGGGCACCCCATTCCTGATTCGCCTCATATACGGCGGGTTGCGCCGACCAAAGCAGCAAATTTTGGGGAGTGCGATCGCAGGTGACGTCGAGGCGATCGGCAAGCATGTGACCCAGTTTCAACCAGGCGATGCGGTGTTTGGGGACTTGTCGGAATCCGGATTCGGCGGCTTTGCGGAGTATGTCTGTGCTGCTGAGTCAGCCCTGGCGCTCAAGCCTAGGAATCTAACCGTTGAGGAAGCGGCCACGGTGCCGGTGTCTGGCCTGGCGGCGCTGCAAGGGCTGCGGGATGTGGGGCAGTTGCAGGCGGGCCAGCAGGTGCTGATTGTGGGAGCTTCTGGTGGCGTCGGGTCGTTTGCGGTGCAAATTGCCAAAGCCTTTGGCGCAGAAGTGACGGGTGTTTGCCACAGCTCAAAAGTAGACATGGTGCGATCGCATGGTGCCGACCAGGTCATTGACTACACCCAAACGGATGTCGCCCAAGCGGGGCAGCAGTACGACCTGATTCTGGATGCGGCAGCTTTTCGTGCCTTTGCTGACTATTTACCGGTATTGAAGCCGGGCGGCACCTACGTCATGGTGGGCGGCTCTACTCCCGATTTCTTTCGGGCGATGCTGCTCGGTCCGGTAGTGGGCAAGTGGCGCGATCGCTCGGTGAAGTGTCTAGCTTCGCAGCCCCAGCAAGCGGATCTGCTGACCTTGAAGGATCTCCTGGACACTGGCAAGGTGGTGCCGTTCATCGATCGCATCTATCCCCTCAGCGATGTGCCTGACGCGATCCGTTACCTGGAGCAACGACGGGTGCGGGGAAAAGTGGCCATCAGCATCTGTTGA
- a CDS encoding transposase: MPSSTQLYDQLLHYLRQYSHYRDLRHIKALSWMVTALICSGELSPPAWESYVISRANKAQSFERRWHRFFGNRLVEINQLYLPLVLLTLRQWEGKRLYLALDTTVLWNQYCMIHLSVVCCGRAVPLLWRVLEHGSATVAFEEYRPLLRRARWLLRQYPNLMLLADRGFANHDLMSWLQASSWHYCLRVPCDVLLHGPRRYPTEVRYLWPPKGEAIFYRNVRLWQDGSHQCNIVLATLKGVKEPWAVITDEPPTLQTLWRYALRFRVEELFLDSKSGAFEIEDSRIRSAVALERLYLVAAIALLYGTTTGMAVQIEGLRQQVDPHWRRGLSYLKIGLRWLKGVVHKGRQLLEPIALLVRDPEPCFASKKAEHDYYDQIWFSRIRSLSCRLE; the protein is encoded by the coding sequence ATGCCAAGCTCTACCCAGCTCTATGATCAACTGCTGCACTATCTGCGTCAATACAGCCACTACCGGGACTTGCGCCATATCAAAGCCCTATCTTGGATGGTCACCGCCCTGATTTGTAGTGGTGAGCTGAGCCCACCTGCTTGGGAGTCCTACGTGATAAGCCGTGCCAACAAAGCGCAAAGCTTCGAGCGGCGGTGGCATCGATTTTTCGGCAACCGGCTCGTTGAGATAAATCAGCTCTACCTACCGCTGGTGCTGCTGACGCTGAGGCAGTGGGAGGGCAAGCGGCTGTATCTGGCACTCGATACAACGGTGCTGTGGAACCAATACTGCATGATTCACCTGTCAGTGGTGTGCTGCGGACGAGCAGTCCCGCTACTGTGGCGAGTGCTTGAGCATGGCAGTGCAACGGTGGCTTTTGAAGAATACCGCCCTTTGCTGCGCCGTGCCCGGTGGCTTTTGAGGCAGTACCCGAACCTAATGCTGCTGGCCGACCGAGGCTTTGCCAACCACGACTTGATGAGTTGGTTGCAAGCGAGCAGTTGGCACTACTGCTTGCGAGTGCCCTGCGATGTCCTGCTGCACGGGCCAAGGCGTTATCCGACTGAAGTGAGATATCTGTGGCCGCCAAAAGGCGAGGCGATTTTCTATCGAAATGTCAGGCTGTGGCAGGATGGCTCCCACCAGTGCAACATCGTGCTGGCGACGCTTAAAGGCGTCAAAGAGCCTTGGGCCGTCATCACCGATGAACCGCCTACCTTGCAGACGCTCTGGCGCTACGCGTTGCGTTTCAGAGTAGAGGAGCTGTTTTTGGATAGCAAATCAGGAGCTTTCGAGATTGAAGACTCCCGAATCCGCTCAGCGGTAGCCCTTGAGCGACTTTATCTAGTGGCCGCTATTGCACTGCTTTATGGAACAACCACTGGCATGGCGGTTCAGATTGAAGGCCTTAGGCAGCAGGTAGACCCTCATTGGCGGCGCGGACTCAGCTACCTCAAGATTGGATTGCGCTGGCTTAAGGGAGTCGTTCACAAAGGACGACAGCTTCTAGAGCCGATAGCGCTGTTAGTCCGTGACCCAGAGCCTTGTTTTGCCTCCAAAAAAGCGGAGCACGACTATTACGACCAAATCTGGTTCTCTCGCATCCGCTCTCTATCCTGCCGACTAGAGTAA
- a CDS encoding type II toxin-antitoxin system PemK/MazF family toxin, giving the protein MYRGEIWWANLPDPMGSEPRYRRPVLVIQDDTFTQSQISTVIVVIITSNIRLAEAPGNVLLPHGVSGLSRDSVVNVSQIFTIDKTFLVECIGSLPNYLQKEIDEGLRTVLYL; this is encoded by the coding sequence ATGTATCGGGGAGAAATTTGGTGGGCGAACCTACCCGATCCAATGGGCTCAGAACCTCGATATCGTCGTCCCGTCTTGGTGATTCAGGATGATACTTTTACCCAGAGCCAGATTAGCACTGTTATCGTCGTTATTATCACTTCAAATATTCGGTTAGCGGAAGCACCAGGCAATGTACTGTTACCGCATGGGGTATCGGGTTTGTCGAGAGATTCCGTTGTAAATGTCTCTCAAATTTTCACGATCGATAAGACGTTTTTGGTTGAGTGTATTGGTTCGCTACCTAACTACTTGCAGAAGGAGATAGATGAGGGTTTACGAACAGTTTTGTATCTCTAG
- a CDS encoding ribbon-helix-helix domain-containing protein — protein MKTAISLPDAVFEQAEVLAQQLGVSRSELYTKALQAYLKRHNRDQILLKLNQVYAKESSELDPVMARMQFMSLPHEDW, from the coding sequence ATGAAAACTGCAATTTCACTTCCAGATGCAGTCTTTGAACAGGCGGAAGTACTTGCTCAGCAGTTAGGGGTGTCACGCAGTGAGCTTTACACAAAAGCGCTACAGGCATACCTGAAAAGGCACAACCGTGATCAAATCTTGCTCAAATTGAACCAAGTTTACGCTAAAGAGTCCTCTGAACTTGATCCAGTTATGGCAAGGATGCAGTTTATGTCTTTGCCCCACGAGGATTGGTAA
- a CDS encoding AbrB/MazE/SpoVT family DNA-binding domain-containing protein: MLSTTVTDTGQITIPEEIRQHLKLTSGSRVEFVIDEDGEVKIFPLNVAVETLSGILHRPGTQPATLEDMDAAISQGANDWA; the protein is encoded by the coding sequence ATGCTCAGCACAACAGTTACTGACACTGGACAAATCACCATACCGGAAGAAATTCGGCAGCATCTTAAGCTGACCAGCGGCAGCAGAGTTGAGTTTGTGATTGATGAAGATGGCGAGGTGAAAATCTTTCCCCTCAATGTTGCTGTAGAAACCCTGTCCGGCATTCTGCATCGGCCCGGTACCCAGCCAGCTACCCTCGAAGATATGGATGCCGCCATTTCCCAGGGAGCCAATGATTGGGCTTGA